The following are encoded together in the Lathyrus oleraceus cultivar Zhongwan6 chromosome 3, CAAS_Psat_ZW6_1.0, whole genome shotgun sequence genome:
- the LOC127129692 gene encoding uncharacterized protein LOC127129692 codes for MYQNSSKGIEKVKEPTNDGKEDKSGEAEDKEISYVPLPPYKPPIPYPQRLAKSKNEGQFKKFVELLKQLNITIPFTEAITQMPSYAKFLKEILSNKKKIEDNEIFTLTAECSAIIQNNTPSKMKDPCMLENILVRIGQFYIPTDFIIMDIKEDSHIPIILGRPFLATDGAIIDVKKGKITFEVGEEKVEFILA; via the exons ATGTATCAAAACTCTAGTAAAGGAATTGAAAAGGTAAAAGAACCAACCAATGATGGAAAGGAAGACAAAAGCGGAGAAGCAGAAGATAAAGAAATATCTTATGTGCCTCTACCACCatacaaaccacctataccttatcctcaaagacttgCTAAGTCTAAAAATGAAGGACAATTTAAGAAATTCGTAGAACTTCTGAAGCAGCTTAATATCACTATACCATTCACAGAAGCCATTACACAAATGCCTTCATATGCTAAATTCCTTAAAGAAATATTATCTaataagaaaaagattgaggatAATGAAATCTTTACgcttactgctgagtgtagcgctATTATTCAAAATAACACGCCTTCTAAGATGAAAGACCCAT GTATGCTAGAGAATATTCTCGTTCGtataggtcaattctacatcccCACCGACTTTATAATAATGGATATAAAGGAGGATTCCCACATCCCTATTATTTTAGGAAGACCCTTTTTAGCCACAGATGGAGCCATcatagatgtcaagaaaggaaagaTAACTTTCGAAGTTGGGGAAGAAAAAGTCGAATTTATTTTAGCTTAA